Part of the Lycium ferocissimum isolate CSIRO_LF1 chromosome 6, AGI_CSIRO_Lferr_CH_V1, whole genome shotgun sequence genome, tacccctctgttatactttgagttcaaatatatGTCATCCGTTAAGATGGGCATGAGATGAGATGTAGCGGCTGACGGTGGTGAGATGGACACCACATGGCATGCCACATCACCACCCCAACCTATTACCCCTCTCTTCCCTTCTTCCATCACTACCATTTCCTCCCCCTTCACAACCTTTGCCACCATTAGCACCACCACTTAATATATAAACACTTATGTTCAAGTGATTCCAAATCTCATTCATGGCCTAATGACTTCCTAATTTGTTCAAGTGTTAGCCATATTATTCTTCTGCAACAATAGCAGCAAAACAGTAGTAGCAGAAAGCTTGCAATTTGCTTAACCATGAAATCATCACTAAAGACCTTTACACAATATTCATCCACCTTCCGTGCTTATATAATCTTAGCTTCAATCGATTTCCCATTGCATAAAATGAATCGAAAGGTAGCCTGCGATAAACCCATTGACCAATTCTCGCTTATGAAACTGATTGATTCTTCTATCTCTTCAAATAAGTATACTCCTACTTCTCTTCTATCCCACGAATACTCTCGTTTCATTGATTGTAATTTGTGCAATACACTTATCAGAATCTATATAGATTAAAAATATCACTCGCATTcagtttttatttattaaatggTGGTGCTAATGGTGACAAAATTTTTGAAGGGAGAGGAGATGATAGTGATggaagaagaaggggaagagAAGGCCAAATGGGTTGGGGTGATGAGGTGGAATGTCATGTGGTGTCCACCTCACCGAGTTGTCAGCGCCAGGTCAGATGTTATATTCATCTTGGAGAATTTTAATgaaggaggggtatatttgaacccaaagtataacaaaGGGATATATTTGGATGCAAAATATAATGAAAAGAGCGGCTGCCAAACGACGTCATAACTCTCCATCGATGGGCCTATATATGGGCTTACTCTTATTAACTTTGACATTAGCCTCTCAACGACCCACGAACCTAACCCTGCCCACTTCCCTCTAATAAGACAATCAATCAATTAGGGGTTCATTCAATCAACTAGTCGCGTTTGAATTTCCAACAAGAGagaaaatgggaagtgaagaAGAGAGTACAGTGAAGGAGCCATTGGATCTCATTAGACTCAGTCTTGACGAAAGAATCTACGTTAAACTCCGTTCCGACAGAGAACTACGTGGCAAACTTCATGTACTTTTTACACCCCCAATTTTTACTGCTGTTGTTTACTCTTTATCTTTTTAATAGTAGAATTGAGTCTTATATTGATGCAATTTGCtagttttttaagtttttaattcGTAACATAGGATATTTTCTAGGGTTTTATCATATTTTCGTGTTTtctgttttctttcatgttcaggtttatttgtttgtttaataAGTACTAGCAGTTTACATCAAGTCATAAAGAATATGCAAGCACCAAAAATTCTttagaaatattaaagaatatGGTAGTATGAGGTTATGGATAAGAAAATAGGAAAGTGAGTGTATAAAGATATTAATTCGCTATCGTATTTTTCTTAAAGAAGATACTAATTTGCTGCTATCATTATTCAAGCAACTAGTACAAACATGGGGATATTTGGATTTCTAACTATTATGCCTCGCCATGAGCGATTAAATGCTGACATTAACTGAAAATAGCATAAAGAAAGCAGCGTGATACTCTGATGTCTATTTTGTCGATAACGAAAAGCTTTTGAGTATTTTTATTTGTTAGTATCTCTTGAATAATAAAATGTCTGAAAATAGGAACAATAGGAAATAAGTTGATGCAGAAAGGAGACCTTATCTGTGAAAACAAGGAACTAACAGACAAAGTATGAACTAGACTATCAGTCACTAGACCACCAAATATGTAAACGCATCTTTCCCTAATGTCAACATTCGAGATGGTTAGACGCGAAAGATTAGACAAATAATGTTGAGATCGGAATAAACAATGACCTGTCTCCACTCTTCATCATCAATGAAACTACTTGCATACAATAAACCTGTATGTTCAGTGGagattttgttttttgtttgcCTGTTTCTTCAAATATTTGTTTGCCTGGTCACATAGTCCTGAGAAGGAAAATAAGACTGTTGTTCTTatcttatgaaaaaaaaaaaaagagaataagacTGTCGTCAAATTGTTGCATTACCAGAGAACGCTGAAGAACAATTACATGATGTGGCTGGAAATTACTGAATTATGTTATGGTCTTTAGGGGTTCATTTTGCTATTGCTCTGCTTTAGGGATACTAGAATCTGTTATTGTCTTCTGATTCTTGGGTAATTTCACAGGCATCATAAGTTCCAAAAATCCACTTTGAATATCAAGTGTACATGAATCGTAttttacttttgactttttccaATTCCTTAAAATTGTACGGAGAAAAATCTCGTGAGGTGACACTAAGCTCTCGTGTGGTTTCCTTTCCAGGCTTATGATCAGCATCTTAATATGATTCTTGGTGATGTTGAAGAAATTGTGACCACAGttgagattgatgatgaaaCCTATGAAGAGATAGTTCGGGTATGCTTAATTTCTTTTACCTactctttttttgtttgaaattgagatatatttcttttctccttttctgGTCATTGTAATACATAGTTCCAATTAGCATCAGACCCTCAGTTGTAATATGTTTAAGTGGACTACTAGTACTCTGTACAATAAGCTAGCTTTGACTGCCACCTATCCTACATCAATAGGACTTTAGAATTATCCCAACTTCCAATGGAGCTTATTCAGCAGATAATGTTGTTGATCACTTGATCCCCCCCGCGATATGTTTTTGTCTCCGTTGTATTCTGTTTCATTTCTTCCTTGTTTATTTTCAGTGGTGATGCTCAATCATTTCTTTCATACTAAGGAATATTTGCTTGTCTGAACCCAACCAAACCCTGGATAAGTAGGGAAACTAGTGGATGATAGGTGTACACAAGATTATTAGGTTGTTTCGGTACTTGAAAATGTCTACTGCAAAAGAGGTAtcacaaaatttctttttgcaaTTTAAGCTGCTAAAAGGACCTTTCACTAGGAGATGTTTGGGTCTTGAAAGATGAAGTAGTATTTCCTAAACGGGGAGTTGTCAGAGGGTTCTTAAATTATGCTGCAGGCGTACTTAagaaagagaaatcaaagagtGAACAATCTGTTGTATCTGTGTAGAGAGAACATTGTTTAGCACCCAAGGGAGTGTGGCCTAGTGGTTTATGAAGTGGGTGAAAACCTGAGCATTTGATGGACAGAGTTATTTGGTACCTGTGCTAGCAGGAGGTAGCAAGTACCCAGTGGAATAGTCAAGGTGTGCCCAAGTTGGCCTCAAGCACCACCAGTGTAAAAAACATTGTTTAAGTAGTGGCTATCTATTTAATGGAAAAGCAATGCTGAAAATCTCTTTAgggttgggaaaaaaaaaaaaaactccttgCGTCCCAAtgtatgtgaaggtgtttgactaggcacaaatGGAATAGTCAAGGTGTGCCCAAGTTGGCCTCAAGCACCACCAGTGTAAAAAACATTGTTTAAGTAGTGGCTATCTATTTAATGGAAAAGCAATGCTGAAAATCTCTTTagggttggaaaaaaaaaatactccttGCGTCCCAAtgtatgtgaaggtgtttggctaggcacaaagtttaagaatgaGGGAAAGACTtctgaaatttgtggtctaaaccCAGCCGTAGATatttgtggctataaatcatctcattaagattaaaatgggaagtttaaagttaaattgttactaaatatagaaatgtgtcattctttttgggaccgACTAAAAAGTAAAGGGtgtcatatattttcttttgatcAGGAAAGGATGAATAAATTGGGAAAGAGGGAGTAGCAGTTACCAATTTTTATGCTCTGGTTCTATTCTTTTTGTACCCAATGAAATAGAAACCTAATTTAGAAGTGGAGAGGGGAGCCCATTATCTCAGGTAAAATAGGACATTTTACGAACCATTGCTTTCTTTTTGTGGCTTGAATGTAAATTGATGAGTTATATGGGTAGATGGAAATGTTGTTCCTCCTATGTTACTTGAACTTGGATAATAGTCTAAATAAGAATGCAGGTCGAGGGGAATCTTTGGTCAAGTTTGAGCAGCAGGGATTGGTATTGGTAATGGGCAAGAGAGGAGCCAAGTCCATTGTAGACTCTGCTCATATGATGAAGTGAACTTTAGCTCTTAGAAAATAGGTGTTCTCCTTCTGAAGTTCCGAGAAGCTTTCTACTCTTAGACAAAACACAAACACCAGGAACTATTTAACATCAGAACCAAGCAATGCCATGAGGTTTAATTGTTCTGCAGTTACAGTGTATGATAATTGAGGGATGTAGTGATTTCTAACTTTATCTAATTGAAGCGGCAGTAACCTCTTTTTTGTCTTAACACGAACATAATCTTCGTACATGTATTTAATTTCCGGTGAAAGGCAGAGCATCACATTCTGTTAGGCTAATGATTATATATGCAATGAATGAGCAAAAACCTAAATATTACACTTGAagtagaatcaagggtgtaTGCAAAGGGAGGGGTGTCGGTTCATGTGCATCCGTGCTCCCTTCCTTAGACCATGTATAGCAATATGATATCTCTTCAAAACTGCTTAAATATATATGCGTGTAATCAAAGAGTCCAATGTTGCCAATGGTTGTGGGGTCATTGGGTGCACCTCTATGATTTAGATTGAAGTTGAGGATTCAATTCCCACGTCCATCTTGTGTTTTAATTTACTTTTctttgtctttctttctttatttatttggttTATTCTTTCAATATCCCTGAGTCCGACATATTGAAATCTCTATTTTCCTTTTATAATGGTGAAATTTCATATAATTAAGCCAAATATCTATATTAATCTAGTAGCAATGGAGGATGTCGCATATAGTCAATTGGTTAAACTCATCGCAACATTTTCAATCTGGAGGTATGGCTAtatgtgaaaaattaaaatgtaaaaAACAAATTGAACCGGGGTTCATCTAATCATAACATTATTaatacggatatatatatatatatatatatatatatatatatatatatatatatatatatatatatatatatatatatataaattactaAAATTCTAAAAAAGATTTGAACCTATAATTTCAAGAGTGTAATTGGCTCAATAGCAAATGACACTAGATGGCTGCTTGTAGCACCTTGTTTAAATATATTTAGTTTAGGAACGCTATTTTAAAGTTTAGTCAGTTTCGGCAATCCTTAGATTCAACCTGCTTCTTCTTCTAGAGAC contains:
- the LOC132059351 gene encoding sm-like protein LSM3A gives rise to the protein MGSEEESTVKEPLDLIRLSLDERIYVKLRSDRELRGKLHAYDQHLNMILGDVEEIVTTVEIDDETYEEIVRATRRTIPFLFVRGDGVILVSPPLRTT